In Williamwhitmania taraxaci, a genomic segment contains:
- a CDS encoding AAA family ATPase, with amino-acid sequence MIKAFVFGKFLPFHKGHEAMFNFALSKCNHLTVLICSSDKENISSTTRKRWIEKAFEEKKNVEIRTFSYLESELPNTSESSKEVSEVWAAIFKKQFPDYSLVITSEEYGNFVADFMNIQHIAFDIPKKLFPVSATAVRNDVFANWKFLPDSVKPYFAIKVVILGTESTGKTTLSENLSKHFNCSLVLEAGREIITNSNSFSFDDLHVVARVHATRIEQGVLGNSPLAIIDTDVHTTKSYSRFIFEKELEIDADIYNSNEANLYIYLTSDAKYIQDGTRLSEAERNLLDLSHRQVLTDHNIDIVEISGNWNKRFEIAVEQINQLIARNGKNYKKQ; translated from the coding sequence ATGATTAAGGCATTTGTATTTGGGAAATTTTTACCTTTTCATAAAGGACATGAGGCGATGTTTAATTTCGCTTTAAGTAAGTGCAATCATCTTACGGTTTTAATTTGTTCCAGCGACAAGGAGAATATCTCGAGCACAACAAGGAAAAGATGGATTGAAAAAGCATTTGAGGAAAAGAAAAACGTTGAAATAAGAACCTTTAGTTATCTGGAAAGCGAATTACCAAACACTTCAGAATCTTCAAAAGAAGTTTCTGAAGTATGGGCAGCCATTTTCAAAAAACAGTTCCCCGATTATTCACTTGTTATAACATCGGAAGAATACGGCAACTTTGTTGCCGACTTTATGAATATCCAGCACATAGCTTTTGATATTCCTAAAAAACTTTTTCCTGTTTCGGCTACAGCTGTACGTAATGATGTATTTGCTAATTGGAAATTTTTACCTGATAGTGTTAAACCCTACTTTGCAATTAAGGTTGTGATATTAGGAACCGAGTCCACTGGCAAAACAACCTTATCAGAAAACCTTTCAAAGCACTTCAATTGCAGTTTGGTATTAGAAGCAGGTAGAGAAATTATTACCAACTCCAACTCTTTTAGTTTTGACGACTTGCACGTTGTGGCAAGAGTACATGCAACCAGAATTGAACAAGGAGTATTAGGCAATAGCCCTCTTGCAATTATTGACACGGATGTTCATACAACAAAATCCTATTCAAGATTCATCTTCGAAAAAGAACTTGAAATAGATGCAGACATCTACAACTCCAATGAAGCAAACCTATATATTTACCTTACTAGTGATGCGAAATACATACAAGATGGAACAAGATTGAGCGAAGCAGAAAGAAATTTACTAGACCTCTCCCATCGACAAGTTTTGACAGATCATAACATTGATATTGTAGAGATAAGTGGCAATTGGAACAAACGATTTGAAATAGCAGTTGAACAAATTAACCAACTAATTGCAAGAAATGGGAAGAACTACAAGAAGCAATAA
- the pnuC gene encoding nicotinamide riboside transporter PnuC, producing MIENIAFEILSYPISYVELIGTLFGLISVYFATRANILTWATGIVNEGFLFILFFQVQLYADMFLQVYFFAVTLYGWYQWNAKTSENKIFETSFKNKIFLAAIILLGTLLSGIFFTNIHLYLPTYFKIQAAYPFTDSFVMVTSIVATILLAKKRVENWYLWIAVDLVCIVLYFKKGIYFLSLEYFIFLWFASYGLYHWRKMSYD from the coding sequence TTTAAGTTATCCAATAAGCTATGTAGAGTTAATAGGAACATTGTTTGGCTTGATTTCCGTATACTTTGCAACACGAGCAAACATCCTCACTTGGGCAACAGGAATTGTGAATGAAGGTTTTCTCTTCATCTTGTTTTTTCAGGTTCAGCTCTATGCTGATATGTTTCTGCAAGTTTATTTTTTTGCTGTCACGCTTTACGGTTGGTATCAGTGGAACGCTAAGACATCTGAAAACAAAATTTTCGAAACAAGTTTTAAAAACAAAATTTTCCTTGCAGCGATTATTCTGCTAGGAACATTGCTTTCTGGTATTTTCTTCACCAACATTCATTTGTATTTGCCAACTTATTTCAAAATACAAGCGGCTTATCCTTTCACCGATTCTTTTGTGATGGTTACAAGTATTGTTGCCACAATACTACTTGCAAAAAAAAGAGTTGAGAATTGGTATTTATGGATTGCGGTTGATTTGGTTTGTATAGTATTGTATTTCAAAAAAGGCATTTACTTTCTCTCTCTAGAATATTTTATTTTTCTATGGTTTGCATCTTACGGACTTTATCATTGGAGAAAAATGAGCTATGATTAA